The following are from one region of the Methyloversatilis discipulorum genome:
- a CDS encoding S1 family peptidase: MPPNPMIEPILLAAARICTFDGARALTNASGFFFERDGRLYLVTSRHVLVDQPSRHFPDRIEIELHTDAANMARSTGFSIPLYRNGKSLWRQGADRAGAIDVALIELDRAALPPTAVWRAFTPAHLSADLDRIEVGSSLLVVGFPLGFHDTLHHMPVVRQAGIASSFGLRFQGEGYFLTDARTHRGISGAPVVMRVPDDPATLGDLPWMLLGVHSARLDVGTRDLKMDEALGLNCAWYADILMTLTQPA; this comes from the coding sequence ATGCCGCCGAACCCGATGATAGAACCCATCCTGCTCGCCGCCGCGCGCATCTGCACCTTCGACGGCGCACGCGCGCTCACCAACGCCAGCGGCTTCTTCTTCGAACGTGACGGGCGGCTCTATCTGGTTACCAGCCGCCACGTGCTGGTCGATCAGCCAAGCCGTCATTTTCCCGACCGCATCGAGATCGAACTGCACACCGACGCCGCCAACATGGCGCGCTCGACCGGTTTCTCGATCCCGCTCTATCGCAACGGCAAGAGCCTGTGGCGCCAGGGTGCCGACCGTGCCGGCGCGATCGACGTCGCGCTGATCGAACTGGATCGCGCCGCGCTGCCGCCGACCGCCGTCTGGCGCGCCTTCACGCCGGCTCACCTGTCGGCCGACCTCGATCGCATCGAAGTCGGCAGCTCGCTGCTGGTGGTCGGTTTCCCGCTGGGTTTCCACGACACGCTGCACCACATGCCGGTGGTGCGTCAGGCCGGCATCGCCTCGTCCTTCGGTCTGCGCTTCCAGGGCGAAGGCTACTTCCTGACCGATGCTCGCACCCACCGCGGCATCAGCGGCGCACCGGTCGTGATGCGCGTGCCCGACGACCCTGCCACGCTGGGCGACCTGCCGTGGATGCTGCTCGGCGTGCACTCCGCACGGCTCGACGTCGGTACGCGCGACCTCAAGATGGACGAGGCGCTGGGACTGAACTGTGCCTGGTATGCGGACATCCTGATGACGCTGACCCAGCCCGCCTGA
- the infA gene encoding translation initiation factor IF-1 — protein sequence MAKEELIDMNGVVTEVLPDSRYRVTLENGHMVVAYTCGKMRKHHIRIIAGDKVSLEMSPYDFSKGRITFRHIEGRGAASAPVRRTH from the coding sequence ATGGCCAAGGAAGAACTGATCGACATGAACGGCGTAGTGACGGAAGTCCTGCCCGATTCGCGCTACCGCGTCACGCTGGAGAACGGCCACATGGTGGTCGCCTACACCTGCGGCAAGATGCGCAAGCACCACATCCGCATCATCGCCGGCGACAAGGTGTCGCTGGAAATGTCGCCCTACGACTTCAGCAAGGGGCGCATCACTTTCCGTCACATCGAAGGCCGTGGCGCAGCGTCCGCACCGGTACG